The following proteins come from a genomic window of Theileria equi strain WA chromosome 2 map unlocalized gcontig_1105316255037, whole genome shotgun sequence:
- a CDS encoding conserved hypothetical protein (encoded by transcript BEWA_036450A), with amino-acid sequence MNVKMWDKVPISETTTHHFWESEVEVVRKKTIAPNGKKFKYFDDKGIFNFVFLLWMYRWVWTAARRYLDAYMIHPLPLADQTIIWYPIFSRHVSDGIASLEAYEYMGKDGRKRAPKPVKHILWRAILLTFWKRLLIILIGIVIMNAISMSVAVFLHKLLELLYRRDFRFITLFSLAFSIILIELIKELCMDHINYYLQRAMLIIDSCLRITIFQHGLCYRRSQFGNFQAKGGACKSIIHSCSGEDLCSSDPLLCPARRYKNNEVTPKIYSLILNDSYFIPFFIDFVTGSI; translated from the coding sequence ATGAACGTTAAAATGTGGGATAAAGTGCCTATATCAGAAACTACCACTCATcacttttgggagagtgaAGTGGAGGTGGtcaggaagaagacaatAGCACCGAATGGGAAGAAGTTTAAATACTTTGATGACAAGGGaatcttcaactttgtctttCTGCTATGGATGTACAGGTGGGTTTGGACAGCAGCTAGGAGGTACTTGGACGCTTACATGATTCACCCACTTCCACTGGCAGACCAGACAATCATCTGGTATCCTATATTCTCAAGGCATGTCAGCGATGGTATCGCAAGCCTGGAGGCATATGAATACATGGGTAAGGATGGGCGAAAGCGAGCCCCCAAACCCGTGAAACACATTTTATGGCGAGCTATCTTGTTAACATTTTGGAAGAGGCTACTCATTATTCTAATAGGGATTGTGATTATGAATGCAATTAGTATGAGCGTCGCCGTTTTTCTGCACAAATTACTAGAGTTACTCTATAGAAGGGACTTTAGGTTCATTACACTGTTCTCTCTGGCATTTTCTATCATCTTAATTGAGTTAATAAAGGAGCTTTGTATGGATCATATAAATTACTATTTGCAAAGGGCTATGCTAATCATTGACTCATGCCTTAGAATTACAATATTTCAACACGGTTTATGCTACAGAAGGAGTCAATTTGGAAACTTTCAGGCAAAGGGAGGAGCTTGCAAGAGTATTATACACAGCTGCTCTGGAGAGGATCTCTGTTCTAGTGACCCACTTCTCTGCCCAGCTAGACGTTACAAGAACAATGAGGTCACACCAAAGATATACAGTCTTATTCTAAATGACTCATACTTCATTCCGTTTTTCATTGATTTTGTAACAGGTTCCATATAG
- a CDS encoding hypothetical protein (encoded by transcript BEWA_036460A), with amino-acid sequence MEGTTLDLSSPDSSLFSLADDLVYGVPTFFPGKDTLLSVYTRGAGDETFCFEKVDGAWKNVDKFDFEHKLHLMKDFSAPAGEEHREEDTWFTEDLLSMGRIL; translated from the exons ATGGAAGGAACTACTCTTgacctctcttctccagactcttctttattctctctggCTGATGATTTGGTTTATGGA GTGCCTACCTTTTTTCCAGGGAAGGACACTCTTCTCAGTGTCTATACAAGGGGTGCCGGAGATGAgaccttttgttttgagaaagttgatggagcatggaagaatgtggacaAGTTTGACTTTGAGCATAAACTCCACTTAATGAAGGACTTTTCTGCACCTGCTGGTGAGGAACATAGGGAGGAAGATACATGGTTTACTGAGGATTTACTCTCCATGGGGAGAATATTATAG
- a CDS encoding fumarate hydratase family member protein (encoded by transcript BEWA_036470A), which translates to MEEDGNHGGKKCNDTPYGYNAVYSHPYLWVLPGCQDTGTAIILGKRGNSIFSEGDELAITGGVYDAYMKQHFRYSQMSPLSMYEEVNTKCNLPAQIELYSQDGMEYNLLFIAKGGGSANKTFLYQQTKAVLNEPTLVEFLMEQIKTIGTSACPPYHLAIVVGGLSAEMTLKTVKLASCKYLDTLPTQGGQFGQAFRDMELESEILKRTRTIGIGAQFGGKYFCHDVRVVRLPRHGASCPIGIGVSCSADRQILAKINESGVYLEQLEHDPAQYLPDVSETIQEASDGNEVRIDISVGMEKVLEQIRQYPVKTRILLSGPLIVARDIAHARIVKQFEETGKLPDYFKEFPIYYAGPAKTPEGYVSGSFGPTTAGRMDTYAQTLMKNGASLITLAKGNRSTQFRRTCKEYGAVYLGSVGGPAALIAQECIKSVEVIDFHELGMEAVHRIHVEDFPAFIVIDSKGNDLYMA; encoded by the exons GGTATTACCTGGTTGCCAAGACACTGGAACTGCCATAATTCTGGGCAAACGTGGAAATTCCATCTTTAGCGAGGGAGATGAATTGGCAATAACCGGTGGAGTATACGACGCCTATATGAAACAACATTTCAG ATATAGCCAAATGTCCCCTCTATCAATGTATGAAGAGGTAAACACCAAGTGTAACCTTCCTGCTCAAATTGAACTTTATTCGCAAGATGGAATGGAATATAATCTTCTCTTCATTGCAAAGGGTGGTGGATCAGCTAACAAGACCTTCTTGTATCAACAAACAAAGGCTGTTTTGAATGAACCAACACTTGTAGAGTTCCTTATGGAACAAATAAAGACGATTGGAACATCCGCATGTCCTCCATATCATCTTGCAATTGTTGTTGGTGGCTTGTCTGCAGAAATGACGCTAAAAACTGTAAAGTTGGCGAGTTGCAAGTATCTAGATACTCTTCCAACTCAAGGAGGTCAATTTGGTCAGGCTTTCAGGGATATGGAGCTTGAAAGtgaaattttaaag AGGACTAGAACAATTGGAATTGGGGCTCAATTTGGAGGAAAATACTTTTGTCATGATGTTAGAGTCGTTAGACTCCCAAGACACGGGGCATCCTGTCCAATTG GAATCGGAGTCTCTTGCTCGGCAGATCGCCAAATTCTAGCCAAGATTAATGAATCTGGAG TCTACTTGGAGCAACTCGAACATGACCCAGCGCAATATCTCCCGGATGTATCTGAAACGATCCAGGAGGCATCAGATG GAAATGAAGTAAGAATAGACATTTCCGTTGGTATGGAAAAGGTGCTAGAGCAAATACGCCAGTACCCAGTAAAGACACGCATATTGCTGTCTGGACCTTTGATTGTTGCCAGAGATATTGCGCATGCTCGTATCGTAAAGCAGTTTGAAGAGACTGGGAAATTGCCAGATTATTTTAAAGAGTTTCCGATATACTATGCAG GTCCAGCCAAGACCCCTGAAGGTTATGTCAGCGGTTCATTTGGTCCAACTACTgctggaagaatggacaCTTACGCACAAACTTTGATGAAGAACGGAGCCTCGCTAATTACTCTGGCCAAGGGAAACAGAAGTACTCAGTTTAGACGTACCTGTAAAGAGTATGGAGCTGTTTACCTTGGCTCTGTAGGTGGTCCAGCAGCTTTGATTGCGCAAGAGTGTATCAAGAGTGTAGAAGTAATCGACTTTCACGAGCTTGGAATGGAAGCTGTGCACAGGATTCATGTAGAAGACTTTCCAGCGTTCATTGTCATTGATAGCAAGGGAAATGACCTTTACATGGCTTAG